Proteins co-encoded in one Pseudarthrobacter chlorophenolicus A6 genomic window:
- a CDS encoding formate--tetrahydrofolate ligase, whose product MTGVPSDLEIARAARIRPIEDIAAAAGVNAAALEQYGRYKAKIDPARLDAPPPHGKLVLVSAMSPTPAGEGKSTTTVGLADSLARAGHNVMIALREPSLGPVLGMKGGATGGGYSQVLPMDEINLHFTGDFHAITSANNALMALVDNHIYQGNALNIDPRRMTFKRVLDMNDRALREVVIGLGGPAQGVPRQDGFDITVASEIMAVFCLATDLADLRERLGRITFGYTYERVPVTVADLGVQGALALLLKEAVKPNLVQTIAGTPALVHGGPFANIAHGCNSLIATQTARRLADIVVTEAGFGADLGAEKFMDIKARIGGLAPSAVVVVATVRALKMQGGVAKDQLTRPDMAALEAGVENLRRHVHNVEKFGVTPVVAINRFATDTAEELDWLLAWCAAEGVPAAVADVWGRGGGGDGGDELAALVARALDAPGRFRHLYPLELSVEDKIRTIAQEIYGADGVDFSVPALKRLADIERNGWGGLPVCMAKTQYSFTDDATRLGAPKGFTIHVRDLLPKTGAGFIVALTGAVMTMPGLPAVPAALRMDVDPDGNPVGLT is encoded by the coding sequence ATGACCGGCGTTCCCAGCGACCTCGAGATAGCACGGGCAGCACGCATAAGGCCCATCGAAGACATTGCCGCTGCCGCAGGGGTGAACGCCGCAGCGCTGGAACAGTACGGGCGTTACAAAGCCAAGATCGATCCCGCCCGGCTGGACGCACCGCCGCCGCACGGCAAGCTGGTGCTGGTTTCGGCCATGTCGCCCACGCCGGCCGGGGAAGGAAAGTCCACCACCACCGTGGGGCTGGCCGACTCCCTGGCGCGGGCCGGCCACAACGTGATGATCGCCCTGCGGGAACCTTCGCTGGGCCCGGTCCTGGGAATGAAGGGCGGCGCCACCGGCGGAGGCTACTCGCAGGTGCTGCCGATGGATGAGATCAACCTGCATTTCACCGGCGATTTCCACGCCATCACCTCCGCCAACAACGCCCTGATGGCACTGGTGGACAACCACATTTACCAGGGCAACGCCCTGAACATCGATCCGCGGCGCATGACGTTCAAGCGGGTCCTGGACATGAACGACCGGGCCTTGCGGGAAGTGGTGATCGGCCTCGGCGGGCCGGCACAGGGCGTACCGCGGCAGGACGGGTTCGACATCACCGTGGCCTCCGAGATCATGGCCGTGTTCTGCCTGGCCACGGACCTGGCCGACCTCCGGGAACGCCTGGGCAGGATCACCTTCGGGTACACCTATGAGCGTGTCCCGGTGACGGTGGCGGACCTGGGAGTGCAGGGTGCGCTGGCCCTGCTGCTCAAGGAAGCCGTCAAACCCAACCTGGTGCAGACCATCGCGGGCACCCCGGCGCTGGTCCATGGCGGCCCGTTCGCCAACATCGCCCACGGCTGCAACTCCCTCATCGCCACCCAGACCGCGCGGCGGCTGGCGGACATCGTGGTGACGGAGGCCGGTTTCGGGGCCGACCTCGGGGCCGAAAAGTTCATGGACATCAAGGCGCGGATCGGCGGGCTGGCCCCGTCCGCCGTCGTGGTGGTAGCCACCGTGCGGGCACTGAAAATGCAAGGCGGGGTGGCCAAGGACCAACTGACCCGGCCGGACATGGCAGCGCTGGAGGCCGGCGTCGAAAACCTGCGCCGGCACGTGCACAACGTGGAGAAGTTCGGTGTAACGCCGGTGGTGGCCATCAACAGGTTTGCCACGGACACGGCGGAGGAACTGGACTGGCTGCTGGCGTGGTGTGCCGCCGAAGGTGTTCCGGCTGCCGTGGCCGACGTGTGGGGCCGGGGCGGCGGCGGTGACGGCGGGGATGAGCTTGCCGCGCTGGTGGCCCGCGCTTTGGATGCGCCGGGCCGGTTCAGGCACCTGTACCCGCTGGAGCTCTCTGTGGAGGACAAGATCCGCACCATCGCGCAGGAGATCTACGGGGCCGACGGCGTGGACTTCTCCGTCCCGGCACTGAAGCGGCTGGCCGATATTGAGCGCAACGGCTGGGGCGGGCTTCCGGTGTGCATGGCCAAGACCCAGTACTCGTTCACGGACGACGCCACCAGGCTCGGCGCCCCCAAGGGCTTCACCATCCACGTCCGCGACCTGCTGCCCAAGACCGGTGCGGGCTTCATCGTGGCGCTGACCGGCGCCGTGATGACCATGCCCGGACTCCCCGCCGTCCCGGCCGCGCTCCGGATGGACGTGGACCCCGACGGCAACCCGGTAGGCCTCACCTAA
- a CDS encoding inositol-3-phosphate synthase has product MSSHPIRVAIVGVGNCAASLVQGVQYYKDADPKATIPGLMHVEFGQYHVGDVQFVAAFDVDGKKVGNDLADAILASENNTIKIADVPPTGVTVQRGHTLDGLGKYYLETIEESTEEPVDVVQALKDANVDVMVCYLPVGSQAAAEFYAQAAIDAGVAFVNALPVFIAGTKTWADKFTAAGVPIVGDDIKSQIGATITHRVMAKLFEDRGVTLDRTYQLNVGGNMDFKNMLERDRLESKKISKTQAVTSNVEADLAAKDVHIGPSDYVQWLDDRKWAFVRLEGRNFGDAPVSLEYKLEVWDSPNSAGVIIDAIRAAKIGLDRGIGGPLLSASSYFMKSPPEQFNDDLAREKVEAFIRGDLER; this is encoded by the coding sequence GTGTCTTCACATCCGATCCGTGTCGCAATCGTCGGCGTAGGCAACTGCGCCGCCTCGCTGGTGCAGGGAGTCCAGTACTACAAGGACGCCGACCCCAAGGCGACCATCCCGGGCCTCATGCACGTTGAGTTCGGCCAGTACCACGTGGGCGATGTCCAGTTCGTGGCCGCCTTCGACGTCGACGGCAAAAAGGTGGGCAACGACCTCGCCGATGCCATCCTCGCCAGCGAAAACAACACCATCAAGATCGCCGACGTCCCGCCCACCGGCGTGACCGTCCAGCGCGGCCACACGCTGGACGGCCTCGGCAAGTACTACCTCGAGACCATCGAGGAATCCACCGAAGAGCCCGTTGACGTGGTTCAGGCCCTCAAGGACGCCAACGTTGACGTCATGGTCTGCTACCTGCCCGTCGGCTCCCAGGCAGCTGCCGAGTTCTACGCCCAGGCCGCCATCGACGCCGGAGTTGCGTTCGTCAACGCCCTTCCCGTGTTCATCGCCGGCACCAAGACGTGGGCGGACAAGTTCACCGCCGCCGGTGTTCCGATCGTTGGCGACGACATCAAGAGCCAGATCGGTGCCACCATCACGCACCGCGTCATGGCCAAGCTGTTCGAGGACCGCGGCGTCACCCTGGACCGCACGTACCAGCTGAACGTCGGCGGCAACATGGACTTCAAGAACATGCTGGAGCGCGACCGCCTCGAGTCCAAGAAGATCTCCAAGACCCAGGCTGTCACCTCCAACGTCGAAGCTGACCTTGCCGCCAAGGACGTCCACATTGGCCCGTCCGACTACGTCCAGTGGCTCGATGACCGCAAGTGGGCTTTCGTCCGCTTGGAAGGCCGCAACTTCGGTGACGCGCCCGTGTCGCTGGAGTACAAGCTGGAAGTCTGGGACTCGCCCAACTCCGCCGGCGTGATCATCGACGCCATCCGCGCCGCCAAGATCGGCCTGGACCGCGGCATCGGCGGCCCCCTGCTGTCCGCCTCGAGCTACTTCATGAAGTCGCCGCCGGAGCAGTTCAACGACGACCTCGCCCGCGAAAAGGTTGAGGCCTTCATCCGCGGCGACCTGGAGCGCTAA
- the mshA gene encoding D-inositol-3-phosphate glycosyltransferase: protein MALIRRVALLSLHTSPMEQPGSGDAGGMNVYIRELASALAEAGVEVEIFTRATSASQPAVEHPDPGVCVHNVLAGPTKKIPKEELPGLLHSMVEEIEQIRRRQPHGRYDVIHSHYWVSGIAGLELSELWGVPLVHTMHTMAKVKNLLLESGEQPEPRRREVGEHRIVDGAARLIANTSSEAAELVSHYGADYDRIDIAPPGVDLATFTPAFRTKARRDHGVDPGTFHLLFAGRIQRLKGPQVLVKAAALLRQRRPDIDLRLTILGELSGNKEFNLRKLVADAEMDDVVTQLPPVTAPELAAWFRAADVVVMPSFSESFGLVALEAQACGTPVVATRVGGLSRAIFHGRTGLLVDGHHAADWADAFEALYDDPATRVDMGRAAAIRAQNSGWSRTAAITLESYHAAVDRHVGHLVPAVPVT from the coding sequence TTGGCATTGATCCGCAGGGTGGCCCTGCTGTCACTCCACACCTCGCCCATGGAACAGCCTGGTTCCGGCGATGCCGGCGGCATGAACGTCTACATCCGTGAACTGGCCTCGGCCCTGGCCGAAGCCGGCGTCGAAGTCGAGATCTTCACGCGCGCCACCTCGGCAAGCCAGCCCGCCGTCGAACATCCGGATCCCGGCGTCTGTGTCCACAACGTCCTGGCCGGACCAACGAAGAAGATTCCCAAGGAAGAACTGCCGGGCCTGCTGCACAGCATGGTCGAAGAGATCGAACAGATCCGCCGCCGGCAGCCGCACGGCCGCTATGACGTCATCCATTCGCACTACTGGGTGTCCGGCATCGCCGGGCTGGAGCTCTCTGAACTGTGGGGTGTGCCGCTGGTCCACACCATGCACACCATGGCCAAGGTGAAGAACCTCCTGCTCGAATCCGGCGAACAGCCTGAGCCGCGGCGCCGCGAGGTGGGCGAGCACCGGATCGTGGACGGCGCGGCGCGCCTCATCGCCAACACGAGCTCCGAAGCCGCAGAGCTTGTCTCGCACTACGGTGCGGACTACGACCGGATCGACATCGCCCCCCCGGGCGTGGACCTGGCCACCTTCACCCCGGCGTTCCGGACCAAAGCGCGCAGGGACCACGGCGTGGATCCGGGGACGTTCCACCTCCTGTTCGCCGGCCGCATCCAGCGGCTCAAGGGCCCGCAGGTGCTGGTCAAGGCGGCGGCCCTGCTGCGGCAGCGGCGTCCGGACATCGACCTGCGGCTCACCATCCTGGGCGAGCTCAGCGGCAACAAGGAGTTCAACCTCCGCAAGCTCGTGGCAGACGCGGAGATGGACGACGTCGTCACGCAGCTTCCGCCCGTCACGGCACCTGAGCTGGCGGCCTGGTTCCGCGCGGCCGACGTCGTGGTGATGCCATCCTTCAGTGAATCCTTCGGTCTGGTGGCCCTGGAAGCCCAGGCCTGCGGGACCCCGGTGGTGGCCACCCGGGTGGGCGGGCTCTCCCGCGCCATCTTCCACGGCCGGACCGGGCTGCTGGTGGACGGCCACCACGCGGCCGACTGGGCGGATGCATTCGAGGCCCTCTACGACGATCCAGCCACCCGCGTGGACATGGGCCGGGCCGCCGCCATCCGCGCCCAGAACTCCGGCTGGTCCCGCACGGCCGCCATCACGCTGGAAAGCTACCATGCCGCCGTCGACCGGCACGTGGGCCACCTTGTGCCGGCCGTTCCTGTAACCTGA
- a CDS encoding DUF559 domain-containing protein, giving the protein MRSSPPLPLHLATKPFTVESAANANLTRDRLRRADVEHVGRGLFRPASWAFDLEEAARALSEATPGAWISHVTAARLRNSCLPPWLSDSNELHLSKPKALPGVRRQGICGHRVIAGPGEIELVGGIWLSTRARTWLDLARILPLNDLVALGDELIRMPRPAFEGRAEAYTSVTDLKALISRHPNLQGIVRARQALDLMRVGSDSAPETFLRLGMLDAGLPDPELQVSLRQGDSRSPSADLGYRQRRIAIQYDGGHHLQEPQRLSDRRRNRAFEAAGWTVLVFDKADFEENFTTAIKHIKRAVRASAMDPAAASGFARGL; this is encoded by the coding sequence ATGCGCAGCAGCCCTCCATTACCCCTCCATCTGGCAACCAAGCCCTTCACTGTCGAAAGTGCCGCGAACGCCAATCTGACGCGCGATCGGCTGAGGCGTGCCGACGTCGAGCACGTGGGCCGCGGCCTTTTCCGCCCGGCTTCCTGGGCTTTCGATCTTGAAGAGGCGGCGCGTGCATTGTCGGAGGCAACACCGGGAGCCTGGATATCCCACGTAACGGCGGCTCGGCTGCGCAACTCATGCTTACCGCCGTGGCTTTCGGACTCCAACGAACTCCACCTAAGCAAACCTAAAGCTCTTCCCGGCGTTAGGAGGCAGGGCATCTGCGGTCACCGGGTCATTGCCGGGCCCGGGGAAATCGAGCTGGTGGGAGGGATTTGGCTCAGCACCCGTGCCCGCACGTGGCTGGACCTGGCTCGCATTCTGCCGCTCAACGACCTCGTGGCCTTGGGAGATGAGCTGATCCGAATGCCTCGTCCCGCTTTCGAGGGCAGGGCGGAGGCCTACACTTCCGTCACCGACCTGAAGGCCTTGATCAGCCGGCATCCAAATCTTCAGGGCATCGTCCGTGCCCGGCAGGCACTCGACCTGATGCGTGTCGGATCAGATTCGGCGCCAGAGACGTTCCTACGCCTTGGCATGCTCGACGCCGGTCTTCCGGATCCGGAATTGCAGGTGAGCCTTCGGCAAGGAGACAGCCGTTCTCCGTCAGCCGACCTGGGGTATCGTCAGCGCCGCATCGCGATCCAATACGACGGCGGCCATCACCTTCAAGAGCCACAGCGCCTCAGTGATCGACGCAGAAACAGAGCCTTTGAGGCTGCCGGCTGGACGGTCCTCGTGTTCGACAAGGCCGACTTCGAGGAGAACTTCACGACCGCAATCAAGCACATCAAGCGAGCGGTAAGAGCTTCCGCCATGGATCCTGCAGCCGCATCTGGGTTTGCGCGTGGTCTCTAG
- the mgrA gene encoding L-glyceraldehyde 3-phosphate reductase, whose translation MTYSAAEDRYESMPYRRVGRSGLKLPAISLGLWHNFGDDKRFDEQRAILRRAFDLGVNHFDLANNYGPPDGSAETNFGRHLKDDFKPYRDELVISTKAGYYMWPGPYGEWGSRKYLLSSLDQSLERMGLDYVDIFYSHRPDPETPLEETMGALDYAVRSGKALYAGISSYTPEQTIEAARILKELGTPLLIHQPSYSMFNRWTENGTPNLYEALDQVGAGSIAFSPLAQGMLTDRYLNGIPDDSRAAKARFLSEDAITDEKLARIRGLKAIAEGRGQTLAQMAIAWILRDQPKGSPVTSALVGASSVRQLEDTLSAINNLGFSADELTAIDEFAVESDINLWKQTV comes from the coding sequence ATGACTTATTCCGCGGCGGAAGACCGCTACGAATCCATGCCCTACCGCCGGGTGGGCCGCAGCGGCCTGAAGCTGCCGGCCATCTCCCTGGGCCTCTGGCACAACTTTGGTGACGACAAGCGCTTCGACGAACAGCGCGCCATCCTGCGCCGGGCCTTCGACCTTGGCGTGAACCACTTCGACCTCGCCAACAACTACGGCCCGCCGGACGGCTCCGCCGAGACCAACTTCGGCCGACACCTGAAGGACGACTTCAAGCCGTACCGCGATGAACTGGTCATCTCCACGAAGGCCGGCTACTACATGTGGCCCGGCCCCTACGGCGAGTGGGGCTCACGGAAGTACCTGCTTTCCAGCCTGGACCAGTCGCTGGAGCGCATGGGGCTGGACTACGTGGACATCTTCTACAGCCACCGGCCGGACCCGGAAACGCCGCTGGAAGAAACCATGGGCGCCCTCGACTACGCCGTCCGCTCGGGCAAGGCGCTCTACGCGGGAATATCTTCATACACCCCGGAGCAGACCATCGAAGCTGCCCGGATCCTCAAGGAGCTCGGCACACCGCTGCTCATCCACCAGCCCAGCTACTCCATGTTCAACCGCTGGACCGAGAACGGCACCCCCAACCTCTACGAGGCGCTCGACCAGGTGGGGGCAGGATCCATCGCCTTCTCCCCGCTGGCCCAGGGCATGCTCACCGACCGCTACCTCAACGGCATCCCGGACGATTCCCGCGCAGCCAAGGCCAGGTTCCTGTCCGAGGACGCCATCACGGACGAGAAGCTCGCCCGCATCCGGGGCCTGAAAGCCATTGCCGAAGGCCGCGGCCAGACGCTCGCCCAGATGGCCATCGCCTGGATCCTCCGGGACCAGCCGAAGGGCTCTCCGGTGACATCGGCGCTGGTGGGGGCATCCAGCGTGCGCCAGCTCGAGGACACGCTCTCCGCCATCAACAACCTAGGGTTCAGTGCTGACGAACTGACCGCCATCGATGAATTCGCGGTCGAATCGGACATCAACCTGTGGAAGCAGACCGTCTGA
- a CDS encoding MerR family transcriptional regulator, producing MQLKELSELTGTSAASIKYYLREGLLPPGESVHATRASYTRAHVDRLELIRSLRQIVGLSIEQIRSIVKMADDGVPHLALLAHVQSVVLKLGTGGGEVGRTSAADAVVRMRDWPDVHSDARDALNRHISRMQELGIELPPDLLDQYSSAVDSIAGFDLTATTRGQDTDRIILTAAVGMHMHSELMLKLLALAQASHAIRRLTITGDP from the coding sequence ATGCAGCTGAAGGAGCTCAGCGAACTCACCGGGACGTCCGCGGCCAGCATCAAGTACTACCTGCGCGAAGGACTCTTGCCGCCCGGCGAGTCCGTCCATGCCACGCGCGCAAGTTACACCCGGGCCCACGTCGATCGATTGGAGTTGATCCGCTCACTGCGTCAGATCGTGGGCCTGAGTATCGAACAGATCCGCAGCATTGTGAAAATGGCGGACGACGGCGTTCCGCACCTGGCGCTGCTGGCCCACGTCCAGAGCGTGGTCCTGAAGCTTGGGACCGGCGGCGGCGAGGTTGGCCGCACATCCGCGGCAGACGCCGTCGTACGCATGCGGGACTGGCCCGACGTGCACAGCGACGCCCGCGACGCGCTCAACCGGCATATCTCCCGCATGCAGGAGCTTGGCATCGAGCTGCCGCCGGACCTGCTGGATCAGTACAGCAGCGCGGTGGACTCTATCGCCGGGTTTGACCTGACCGCCACCACCAGGGGGCAGGACACAGACCGCATCATCCTCACTGCTGCCGTCGGAATGCACATGCACTCGGAGCTTATGCTCAAGCTTTTGGCCCTGGCACAGGCCAGCCACGCCATCCGCCGCCTGACAATCACGGGCGACCCTTAA
- a CDS encoding DUF2306 domain-containing protein codes for MEHWNALLVTHVVAALFVLAVGPVQILRRRRDRIHRTMGYLWVAAMYYVCFSSFGIVSDGHFSWLHGLSAFTIVTVTLGLISAVRRNIPAHRGNMIGSYIGIAVAFGFAVGVPGRSIPLLLLADPGTAVFVAALVLLSVGVAYASLIRGDRKIIVSPARSNREPRGDNSGDAVVAQRR; via the coding sequence ATGGAGCATTGGAACGCCTTACTTGTCACCCACGTTGTTGCGGCACTCTTTGTCCTGGCGGTCGGACCGGTGCAGATCCTTCGGCGGCGGCGCGACCGCATCCACCGGACCATGGGATACCTGTGGGTGGCAGCCATGTACTACGTGTGTTTCAGCAGTTTCGGGATCGTCAGTGACGGGCATTTCAGTTGGTTGCACGGGCTGTCCGCGTTCACCATCGTCACCGTGACACTTGGGCTAATCAGTGCAGTGCGGCGCAATATTCCGGCCCATCGCGGCAACATGATAGGAAGCTACATCGGGATCGCTGTTGCCTTTGGGTTTGCTGTGGGGGTTCCTGGGCGCAGCATTCCGCTGCTCCTGCTGGCTGATCCCGGCACGGCCGTTTTCGTCGCCGCTCTGGTGCTGCTGTCCGTTGGTGTTGCGTATGCATCCCTGATCAGAGGCGACAGAAAAATCATTGTTTCGCCGGCTAGGAGTAACAGGGAGCCCCGCGGTGACAATAGCGGCGATGCAGTCGTGGCACAGCGGCGCTAG